Proteins encoded in a region of the Vitis riparia cultivar Riparia Gloire de Montpellier isolate 1030 chromosome 7, EGFV_Vit.rip_1.0, whole genome shotgun sequence genome:
- the LOC117917772 gene encoding 50S ribosomal protein 6, chloroplastic produces MSISAIFGAAVPNRCSTAASFGARKAAPRLGGGAGVIECSSRPQKKGTSHHMKTRPRKTQPWDIKRRPTVYAPLPPLPPEWTVVSSDADASDAAVPPGPPPTPQLAAE; encoded by the coding sequence ATGTCGATTTCGGCAATATTTGGTGCGGCAGTCCCCAACCGTTGTTCTACGGCGGCGTCGTTTGGTGCGAGGAAGGCAGCCCCGAGATTGGGTGGCGGTGCGGGGGTGATAGAGTGTTCGTCGCGTCCACAGAAAAAGGGAACGTCTCACCACATGAAAACTCGGCCGCGTAAAACCCAGCCATGGGATATTAAGCGTCGCCCCACAGTGTATGCTCCGCTACCTCCTCTGCCGCCCGAGTGGACTGTCGTTTCATCTGATGCTGACGCATCCGATGCAGCTGTTCCTCCTGGACCTCCTCCAACACCCCAACTTGCAGCTGAGTAG
- the LOC117917267 gene encoding probable arabinose 5-phosphate isomerase produces the protein MGSLPSFSDAHCHFKEINTTQLMNLFKTQQKYLNFFFHNLDLNQTLIFTQTLLKIEGTIFFTGVGKSGFVAQKISQTLVSLGIRASFLSPVDALHGDIGILSGGTSNAVVFFSKSGNSEELLKLAPCAKAKGAYLISVTSTEDNLLRAVCDLNVHLPLERELCPFDLAPVTSTTIQMVFGDTVAVALMGARNLTRDEYAANHPAGRIGKSLIFKVKDVMKKQDELPVCKEGDLIMDQLVELTSKGCGCLLVIDDEYRLIGTFTDGDLRRTLKASGEGIFKLTVGQMCNRNPRTISSNVMAVDAMRRMEAPPSPVQFLPVLDDQNVLIGIVTLHGLVSAGL, from the exons ATGGGGTCTCTACCTTCATTCTCAGACGCCCATTGTCATTTCAAAGAGATAAACACTACCCAGCTCATGAACCTCTTCAAAACCCAGCAGAAGTATCtcaatttcttctttcataACCTTGATCTCAACCAGACCCTCATATTCACCCAAACCCTTCTCAAAATCGAGGGCACCATCTTCTTCACCGGCGTCGGCAAGTCTGGCTTCGTCGCCCAGAAGATCTCCCAGACCCTCGTCTCCCTCGGCATTCGCGCCTCCTTCCTCTCCCCTGTCGACGCCCTGCACGGCGACATCGGCATTCTCAGCGGTGGTACGTCCAACGCCGTTGTCTTCTTCAGCAAGTCCGGAAACTCTGAGGAGCTGCTCAAGCTGGCTCCCTGCGCCAAGGCGAAAGGGGCGTACTTGATCTCGGTGACCTCTACCGAGGACAATTTGCTGAGGGCTGTGTGTGACTTGAACGTGCATTTGCCTTTGGAGAGGGAGCTGTGCCCGTTCGATTTGGCGCCGGTGACTTCGACCACGATTCAGATGGTTTTCGGCGACACGGTGGCGGTCGCGCTCATGGGGGCGAGGAATTTGACGAGGGACGAGTACGCGGCCAATCACCCGGCGGGCCGGATCGGAAAGAGTCTGATTTTCAAG GTAAAAGATGTTATGAAGAAGCAAGATGAGCTTCCAGTTTGCAAGGAGGGAGATCTCATCATGGATCAATTAGTGGAGTTGACTAGCAAAGGATGTGGGTGCCTGCTTGTTATTGACGACGAGTATCGTCTGATTGGGACATTCACTGACGGTGATTTGAGGCGCACCCTCAAAGCCAGTGGGGAAGGCATCTTCAAACTCACAGTGGGGCAAATGTGCAACAg GAACCCAAGAACAATCAGTTCAAACGTGATGGCGGTGGATGCCATGAGAAGGATGGAAGCACCACCATCACCTGTACAATTCTTGCCTGTACTTGATGACCAAAATGTCTTGATTGGCATTGTCACATTGCATGGATTAGTCTCAGCTGGCTTATGA